From Oceanidesulfovibrio indonesiensis, the proteins below share one genomic window:
- a CDS encoding AraC family transcriptional regulator, with protein sequence MNVEIVKVGPKKLACVRHAGPYQESFKAWGSLMARAASKGLQRPEAKYLGFSHDDPNVTPAAELRYDACITVHDGAEGDGDVQISELVGGEYAKYLHKGPYDGLMKVYSNLYTKWLPESGREARHEPPFGKCLNDPNSTPPEDLLTEVYIPLE encoded by the coding sequence ATGAATGTTGAGATCGTGAAAGTGGGACCGAAAAAGCTGGCGTGCGTTCGCCACGCAGGGCCGTACCAGGAATCCTTCAAGGCATGGGGCTCGCTGATGGCCCGGGCCGCGTCCAAAGGGCTGCAGCGGCCGGAGGCCAAGTATCTCGGCTTCAGCCATGACGACCCCAACGTTACCCCAGCCGCCGAGTTGCGCTATGATGCGTGCATTACCGTTCACGACGGCGCCGAGGGCGACGGCGATGTCCAGATCAGCGAGTTAGTCGGCGGCGAGTACGCCAAGTATCTGCACAAGGGGCCGTACGACGGCTTGATGAAGGTGTACAGCAACCTCTACACCAAGTGGCTGCCCGAATCCGGCCGGGAGGCGCGCCATGAACCGCCGTTCGGGAAGTGCCTGAACGATCCGAACTCCACGCCGCCGGAGGACCTGTTGACCGAGGTGTATATTCCGCTGGAGTAG
- the asnS gene encoding asparagine--tRNA ligase, with product MIDLTVKDALNAEGPLENVRIRGWVRTRRDSKGFSFLEINDGSCLKNLQAILDADAPGYASIEDANTGAAVAVIGDLVESPGKGQAWELKGRELSIVGTAPEDYPLQKKRHSDEYLRTIAHLRPRTNKYSAMARIRSEAAFAVHRFFHNRGFHYVHTPIITGSDCEGAGEMFRVTTLPPGYTADKDSDYHTEDFFGRAANLTVSGQLEAEPYALALSKVYTFGPTFRAENSNTPRHAAEFWMIEPEMAFYDLSMNMDLAEEFTKDLLTSVLDASADDIELFARFVDKELMSTLENIVSQPFERVPYREAVEILKQSKQTFDYPVEFGTDLQTEHERYLTETHFRRPVIVHDYPRSIKPFYMRVNDDAGDPETVAAMDLLVPRIGELIGGSQREERLDVLEARMDECSLDKAPYWWYLELRKFGSAPHAGFGLGFERLLMLVTGITNIRDVIAFPRTPRHLDF from the coding sequence ATGATTGATCTGACCGTAAAAGACGCGCTCAATGCCGAAGGCCCTTTGGAAAACGTCCGCATCCGAGGCTGGGTGCGTACCCGCCGCGATTCCAAGGGATTCTCCTTCCTTGAGATCAACGACGGCTCCTGCCTCAAAAACCTCCAGGCCATCCTCGATGCCGACGCGCCGGGCTACGCATCTATCGAAGACGCCAACACAGGCGCTGCGGTAGCCGTCATCGGCGATCTCGTGGAGTCCCCCGGCAAGGGCCAGGCCTGGGAGCTCAAGGGCCGCGAGCTGAGCATCGTGGGAACGGCGCCCGAGGACTACCCCCTGCAGAAGAAGCGCCACAGCGACGAGTACCTGCGCACCATCGCGCATCTGCGCCCGCGCACCAACAAGTACTCGGCCATGGCGCGCATCCGTTCCGAAGCGGCGTTCGCCGTGCACCGCTTCTTCCACAACCGCGGGTTCCACTACGTGCACACGCCCATCATCACCGGCTCGGACTGTGAGGGCGCGGGCGAGATGTTCCGCGTCACCACCTTGCCCCCCGGCTATACCGCGGACAAAGACAGCGACTACCACACCGAAGATTTTTTCGGCCGCGCTGCCAACCTCACCGTGTCCGGCCAACTGGAGGCCGAACCATACGCCCTGGCGCTGTCCAAGGTGTACACTTTCGGCCCCACGTTCCGGGCGGAGAACTCCAACACCCCTCGCCACGCCGCCGAGTTCTGGATGATCGAGCCGGAGATGGCTTTCTACGATCTGTCCATGAACATGGACTTGGCCGAGGAATTTACCAAGGATCTCTTGACTTCAGTGCTCGACGCATCGGCCGATGACATCGAGCTCTTCGCCAGGTTTGTGGACAAAGAGCTCATGTCCACGCTTGAGAACATCGTGTCCCAGCCTTTCGAGCGCGTGCCATATCGCGAGGCAGTGGAGATTCTGAAGCAATCTAAACAGACGTTCGATTACCCGGTGGAGTTCGGTACGGATTTGCAGACCGAGCACGAGCGCTACCTCACCGAGACGCATTTCAGGCGGCCGGTCATCGTGCACGACTACCCGCGCTCCATCAAACCCTTCTATATGCGGGTGAACGACGATGCCGGCGACCCCGAGACTGTGGCCGCCATGGACCTGCTCGTGCCGCGCATCGGTGAACTCATCGGCGGCTCCCAGCGCGAGGAACGGCTGGATGTGCTTGAGGCGCGCATGGATGAGTGCTCGCTGGATAAGGCGCCTTACTGGTGGTACCTGGAGTTGCGTAAGTTTGGGTCGGCGCCTCATGCGGGCTTCGGACTCGGGTTCGAACGGCTGCTCATGCTGGTCACGGGAATCACGAATATCCGAGACGTCATCGCCTTCCCGCGTACCCCCAGGCATCTGGACTTTTAG
- a CDS encoding DUF927 domain-containing protein: MHNSALPTTANLPLALAGGGQHFDLLTVLYGDPLPQGVFNLWTKHNHATKSFTLPAQGMAAGAAIAQLSQQHLDLYYEVGLQAKIPAPGKRGNEDGVAFIPGVWMDIDIAGPNHKATDLPPDEQAVWEVINHFPLEPTLVVHSGGGLHVYWLFKRPWALSLDEDREQAKALSRNFQEHLAQFARGKGWKLDKTHDLCRILRVPGSSNYKDPNNPVSVTLIHYDEVARYEPAEIAKLVNPIQASAPKTKAIAIEPEVMPLANIPKADADKVIGECAWLKHCRDDAATLPEPEWFAMISVVAPCKDGPAKVHELSKPYPGYNEKETTAKIAQALSGPGPHMCSTIRSDRGGEAYCSACSHWGKVKSPIVLGLDPAVRALMPVPVSTTLTHVEVEYDALVPPGYAVLPTGITKSGAQKVDIQVLAVPLLIRSRAKDMATGKEVVEVTWDKDREWNKAAVPRKTISTTRDIVALTDYGLPVTSTNAKLVVDFLHDFEVANPAIPLVRCSSKLGWQGEDSFLWGNTLLTATGGASGLVFRGLDSGDEQLATAFHANGTMDTWATAINQLYHYHRVMVMIYASLAAPFMQVMGVANFVVDLAGETSKGKTISLRAAVSAWGNPGERSSASALHTWDSTKVWLESTSNLLNGLPLALDDSKTASSSDIIGEMVYRYTAGKGRGRGSLQGTRHMGNWCSVMLSTGEQSAVDYSKRHGGTRARVLSLQGAPFGDGNQGMLVKSLDQAVKRNYGHAGPAVVQFILDHKADWPLWREAYHEMQDRYSRMAGDNSIAGRLGDIVAFLHVAIPLIHAALPALKPTLPVSTIMEALWDEVSGRADEADRALEALKALWEWSVTNQDKFWDKHQVDMSGKPKTPHSGWAGAWKETFLAFTTRTLETVLNDFDMPAVLNSWKDRGWLATGSSKGKQRSVRINGVPTSCYCIDIGTFQAVLQLPVDS, from the coding sequence ATGCATAACAGCGCATTACCCACAACTGCAAATCTCCCGCTCGCGTTAGCAGGAGGGGGACAGCATTTTGACTTACTCACCGTCTTGTACGGTGATCCGCTTCCGCAGGGAGTGTTTAATCTCTGGACGAAGCACAATCACGCTACCAAGAGCTTCACGCTGCCTGCTCAGGGCATGGCGGCGGGTGCGGCAATTGCTCAGCTGTCTCAGCAGCACTTGGACCTCTACTACGAGGTGGGGCTCCAGGCGAAGATACCGGCCCCGGGAAAGCGTGGCAATGAAGACGGTGTAGCGTTCATTCCTGGCGTGTGGATGGACATCGACATCGCCGGGCCCAATCATAAGGCCACGGACCTGCCGCCTGACGAACAGGCGGTCTGGGAGGTGATCAACCACTTCCCGCTGGAACCTACACTTGTTGTCCATTCCGGGGGCGGCCTGCATGTCTACTGGCTCTTCAAAAGGCCATGGGCTCTCTCCTTGGACGAGGATCGAGAGCAGGCCAAGGCGCTGTCACGTAATTTCCAGGAGCATCTGGCCCAGTTTGCTCGCGGCAAAGGTTGGAAGCTGGACAAGACGCACGACCTCTGCCGCATCCTCCGGGTTCCTGGCTCATCCAACTACAAGGATCCGAATAACCCGGTGTCGGTCACGCTCATCCACTACGACGAGGTAGCGCGTTATGAGCCTGCGGAGATTGCCAAGCTGGTTAACCCGATTCAGGCTTCAGCCCCGAAAACGAAGGCAATTGCGATAGAGCCAGAGGTCATGCCATTGGCCAATATACCGAAGGCCGACGCCGACAAGGTAATTGGCGAATGCGCTTGGCTTAAGCACTGCCGTGATGATGCAGCGACCCTGCCCGAACCGGAGTGGTTCGCAATGATTAGCGTCGTCGCACCTTGTAAAGATGGGCCCGCGAAAGTCCATGAGCTGAGCAAGCCGTACCCGGGGTACAACGAGAAAGAAACCACGGCGAAGATCGCCCAGGCGCTCAGTGGCCCTGGTCCACATATGTGCTCAACAATCCGTAGTGACCGTGGCGGTGAAGCATACTGTTCGGCATGTTCCCACTGGGGCAAGGTGAAAAGCCCGATAGTTCTCGGGCTCGACCCTGCAGTGCGTGCGCTGATGCCTGTGCCTGTCAGCACTACGCTGACGCATGTCGAGGTTGAGTATGACGCTCTGGTCCCCCCCGGGTATGCGGTTTTGCCAACGGGCATTACAAAATCCGGTGCCCAAAAAGTCGATATCCAGGTGCTTGCTGTGCCGTTGTTGATCCGTTCGCGCGCCAAGGACATGGCAACAGGCAAGGAAGTGGTAGAAGTCACATGGGACAAGGACCGCGAATGGAATAAAGCCGCAGTCCCCCGTAAGACTATCTCAACAACACGTGATATCGTAGCGTTAACCGACTATGGTCTGCCAGTGACCTCCACGAATGCGAAGCTGGTTGTGGATTTTCTGCACGACTTCGAGGTTGCGAACCCGGCCATTCCCCTGGTCCGCTGCTCAAGTAAGCTGGGGTGGCAGGGTGAGGACTCTTTCCTGTGGGGCAATACTCTGCTGACGGCAACTGGAGGTGCTTCCGGTCTCGTCTTCCGTGGATTAGATTCCGGCGATGAACAGTTAGCGACGGCGTTTCATGCCAACGGTACCATGGATACATGGGCAACTGCGATCAATCAGTTGTATCATTATCATCGCGTAATGGTGATGATTTACGCCTCGCTGGCAGCACCCTTCATGCAGGTTATGGGCGTTGCAAATTTCGTCGTGGATCTCGCAGGCGAGACCTCGAAAGGCAAGACCATCAGTTTGCGTGCTGCTGTGTCGGCCTGGGGGAATCCAGGTGAGCGCTCCTCAGCCTCGGCTCTCCACACCTGGGATAGTACAAAAGTGTGGCTTGAGAGCACCTCAAATCTGTTGAACGGCCTGCCGTTGGCACTGGACGATTCGAAAACTGCAAGTTCGTCCGACATCATTGGCGAGATGGTCTACCGGTACACGGCGGGAAAAGGCCGTGGTCGTGGGTCTCTTCAAGGCACCCGCCATATGGGGAACTGGTGCAGTGTTATGCTCTCCACCGGTGAACAATCGGCGGTGGATTACTCGAAGCGACATGGTGGCACCCGTGCGCGCGTTTTGAGTCTTCAAGGCGCGCCGTTTGGCGATGGGAATCAGGGAATGCTGGTCAAGTCTCTGGATCAAGCTGTGAAGCGCAATTACGGTCATGCAGGGCCGGCGGTGGTGCAGTTTATCCTGGACCACAAGGCGGACTGGCCGCTGTGGCGCGAGGCATATCATGAAATGCAGGATCGCTACTCAAGGATGGCAGGCGATAACTCTATCGCTGGCCGTCTGGGCGACATCGTGGCCTTCCTGCATGTAGCTATCCCGCTTATTCATGCAGCACTCCCGGCACTCAAGCCTACTCTTCCAGTTTCCACCATCATGGAGGCGCTGTGGGATGAGGTCAGTGGCCGCGCTGATGAGGCAGATCGTGCCCTGGAGGCGCTCAAGGCATTGTGGGAATGGTCGGTCACCAACCAGGACAAGTTCTGGGACAAGCACCAGGTGGACATGAGCGGAAAGCCGAAAACTCCGCATTCGGGCTGGGCCGGTGCATGGAAAGAAACGTTTCTCGCGTTCACTACCAGAACCCTCGAAACAGTGCTCAACGACTTCGATATGCCAGCAGTCCTCAACAGCTGGAAGGATCGAGGCTGGCTCGCAACCGGTTCATCGAAAGGCAAGCAGCGCAGCGTACGCATAAATGGCGTACCGACAAGTTGCTACTGCATCGATATCGGCACGTTCCAGGCAGTACTTCAGCTGCCTGTGGATAGTTAA